agagctgctgtgccgGACCATCGAGGACTCCCGGAAGTGCCCCCCAGGCTGGGAATTCTTcggcagcagctgcttcttcttctccaggagctcGCGGAGCTGGGAGGGCGCCGGCAGCGCCTGCGCCGCCTTCGGCTCCCACCTGGCCGTGCTCAGCACCGAGGGGGAGCAGGTACGGGGCCTAAACCCAGCCTAAACTGAGCTTAAACTGAGCTTAAACTGAGCTCAAACTGAGCTCAAATCGAGCCTAAACTGAGCTCAAATTGAGCCTAAACTGAGCTCAAATTGAGATCAAATTGAGCCTAAACTGAGCTCAAATCGAGCTCAAACTGAGCTCAAATCGAGCCTAAACTGAGCTCGAACTGACCCTGAACTGAGCCTGAACTGGGCCTGAACTGAGCCTAAACCCAGCTCAAATTGAGCCTAAACTGAGCCTAAACAGGGCCTGAACTGAGCCTGAACTCAGCTCAAATTGAGCTCAAACGGAGCTCAAACGGAGCTCAAACTGAGCCTGAACTGAGCCTGAACTGGGCCTGAACTGGGCCTGAACTGGGCCTGAACTGAGCCTGAACTCAGCTCAAATTGAGCTCAAACGGAGCTCAAATCGAGCCTAAACTGAGCCTGAACTGAGCCTGAACTGGGCCTGAATTGAGCCTGAACTGAGCTCAAATTGAGCCTAAACTGAGCCTGAACTGAGCCTGAACTGAGCCTGAACTGAGCTCAAACGGAGCTCAAATTGAGCCTAAACTGAGCCTGAACTCAGCTCAAACTGAGCCTGAACTGAGCCTAAACTGAGCCTGAACTGAGCCTGAACTGAGCTCAAATTGAGCTCAAACTGAGCTCAAACTGAGCCTGAACTGAGCCTGAACTGAGCCTGAACTCAGCTCAAATTGAGCTCAAACTGAGCCTGAACTGAGCCTGAACTGAGCTCAAACTGAGCCTAAACTGAGCTCAAATTGAGCCTAAACTGAGCTCAAATTGAGCCCGAACTGAGCTCAAATCGAGCCCAAACTGAGCCCAAACTGAGCCCAAACTGagcccaaacccaccccaaaccgaTCCCAAACCGagcccaaactgaccccaaatcgaTCCCAAATCAAGCCAAAatccccaaccccaaatcccaaaccccaaatccaaaataaccccaaatcccaaccctcAAGTAATCCCAAATAATCCCAAATAATCCCAAACAtcaaatcccaaacccccaaatccccaatcaatcccaaatcccaacccccaAACCCTAAATTCCAAACAATCCCAAATCTCAAACctcaaatcccaaaccccaaatcaatcccaaaccccaaaccctaaatTCCAAataatcccaaaccccaaatcccaaaccccaaaccccaaatcccaaactccaaataatcccaaaccccaaatcccaaaccccaaactccaaatgaatcccaaaccccaaatcccaaactccAAACCCTAAAttccaaacaatcccaaaccccaaataatcccaaaccccaaatcccaaaccccaaatcagcctcaaatcccaaaccccaaatcccaaaccccaaatgaatcccaaaccccaaaccccaaactccaaACCCTAAATTCCAAataatcccaaatcccaaactccAAACCCTAAATTCcaaacaatcccaaatcccaaactccAAACCCTAAAttccaaacaatcccaaaccccaaataatcccaaaccccaaatcccaaaccccaaatcagcCTCAaagcccaaaccccaaatcccaaaccccaaatgaaTCCCAAACccgaaaccccaaatcccaaaccccaaatgaaTCCCAAACccgaaaccccaaatcccaaaccccaaatcagcCTCAAAgcccaaaccccaaactccaaACCCTAAAttccaaacaatcccaaaccccaaataatcccaaaccccaaatcccaaaccccaaatcagcCTCAaagcccaaaccccaaatcccaaaccccaaatgaaTCCCAAACccgaaaccccaaatcccaaaccccaaatgaaTCCCAAACccgaaaccccaaatcccaaaccccaaatgaatcccaaaccccaaactccaaACCCTAAATTCCAAataatcccaaatcccaaactccAAATCCTAAATTCCCAataatcccaaaccccaaacaaccccaaaccccacaaaacctgGGAATTACACCCCATAATCCACCGGCACGAtggatttggggccgttttaaGGAATTCCGCTTTTCCAGGTATTTCTGATGAGCAAAATCCAAGGCAACAATTCCTACTGGCTGGGGGTGACGGACGAGCAGCACGAGGGGAAATGGGCCTGGGTCACCGGCGAAACTCCGAATTTCGGGTAAAAATTCCCGCTGGGAATCGCCAAACAATCCGAAAGTAATGAGAAAGATGAAGCTGAGCCCCaaaaacggggattttgggagttattccccccaaaaatttgggAGTTTTGAGGAAAAACGTGAGGGGGAAAGGTGGGGAAtgtgaggggggaaaggggggggaatGTGAGGGGGGAAGGGTGGGAAacatgaggggaaaagggtgggaaatgtgaggggaaaagggcaggaaacgggagggggaaaagggtgggaaatgtgagggggaaaagggtgggaaacgggagggggaaaagggtgggaaatgtgagggggaaaggtgggaaatgtgaggggaaaaggtggaaactgtgaggggaaaagggtgggaaatgtgaggggaaaagggcaggaaatgtgagggggaaaaggtgggaaatgtgaggggaaaaggtgggaaatgtgaggggaaaagggcgggaaaacgtaagggggaaagggcaggaaaacgtgagggggaaagggcaggaaaacatgagggggaaagggcgggaaacgtgaggggaaaaagggtgggaaacgtgaggggaaaagggcgggaaaacgtgagggagaaaagggtgggaaatgtgaGGAGAAAAGGGCGAAAATGCgagggaaaagggcaggaaatgtgagggggaaaagggcgggaaatgtgagggggaaaagggtgggaaatgtgagagggaaaagggtgggaaatgtgagggggaaaagggtgggaaatgtgagggggaaaaagggcgggaaaatgtgaggggaaaaaaggcgggaaaatgtgagggggaaagggcaggaaaacgtgagggggaaaagggtggggaatgtgagggggaaagggcaggaaaacatgagggggaaagggcgggaaacatgaggggaaaaagggtgggaaacgtgaggggaaaagggcaaaaatgtgaggggaaaagggtgagaaaacgtgaggggaaaagggcgggaaaacgTGAgggaaaaagggtgggaaatgtgaggggaaaaagggtaGGAAACGTGAGGAGAAAAGGGCAAAAATGTgagggaaaagggcaggaaatgtgagggggaaaagggcaggaaatgtgagagggaaaagggtgggaaatgtgaggggaaaagggcgggaaatgtgagagggaaaagggtgagaaaatgtgagggggaaaagggctggaaaacgtgaggggaaaaaaggcgggaaaatgtgagggggaaagggcaggaaaacgtgagggggaaaagggtggggaatgtgaggggggggaaagggcgggaaaacgtgaggggaaaaagggtaGGAAACGTGAGGAGAAAAGGGCGAAAATGCgaggggaaaagggtgggaaatgtgagggggaaaagggcgggaaaacgtgagggggaaagggcagaaaatgagagaggaaaagggcgaaaatgtgagggaaaaagggtgggaaacgtgaggggaaaacgtgaggggaaaaatgagATGATTGGAGCGTTTTCTGCTTggtgccagaaaaaaaaatcgaGGTTTTTGTGGTCTTTTCCCCCTCGAAATTCCAATTTGAGCTTCTCCCGCTCGTTTGTTATTTCTTggttattttcccttttttcgtttttttttcccctccagatTTTGGGATGTGTGGGAGGAGGACCCGGACAAGGAGCACAAGGATTGTGGAGCCATGAAACCCAACGGGCGCTGGATCAACGAGCGCTGCTCCAAACTCAACCACTGGATCTGCGAGAAATCCTGGGATTGCTgaattcccaccttttttcccccatttccaggCAATTTCCAGCAAAtccgttaaaaaaaaaaccccaaacctggaaTTTTGAAGCGCTTTTGCTCAGAGCTGGACGAGCTCCGGGGGAATCCGGAGGTTCCGCGATCCCGATTTTTGCTTCTGAACGACCTGAAAAGTCCTTAAAAATCCAGCAAATTCCCCTAAAAAAACCataaattccctaaaaaaatccataaactCCGTAAAAAATCCATACAAGCCACAAAGAACTCTGTAAAATCCCCATGACTCCccaaactggggggaaaaaagggattttcagCTCAAATAAGGACTCAAAAAAACCtccaccaccccaaaacccccccgtaATGACCaaaccctccaaaaaaaccccaaacactccaaaaaagccccaaagccttCAAAAAtactccaaacccccccaaagtaaacaaaaaaactccaaaaaagaCCCCCAAATgctccccaaaatatccccaaaccccccaaaataaccAAAACCCACCAGAAACCCCCACCTTGCCCCCAGAGAAACCCCAAATCtcacaaaataaccccaaaactctccaaaataccccccccccaaaaaaccccaaagcccccaaaataACCCTCAATAAAATGTGTGACTGACCCAAATCCCAAACTTGTCCCAAATCCTCGTTTGTGGTGGGAAAATGGGCTGGGAACGaggtgggagctgctcctgggggaaactgggtggcactgggagcattGGGAACAGggactgggggttactgggagcgctgggagggtACTGGGAGCTTGGGAGAACTggatgggggcactgggagggcactgggagcactgggaattggccagagggcactgggagggcactgggactTGGGGCAGgtttactgggagcactgggaattggCCAGGGGGCACTGGGACTTGGGGCAGgtttactgggagcactgggaatgggccagggggcactgggagggcactgggactTGGGACAGgtttactgggagcactgggaattggccagggggcactgggagggcactgggactTGGGGCAGgtttactgggagcactgggaattggccagggggcactgggagggcactgggactTGGGGCAGGTTTACTGGGAGCACAGGGAATTGGccagggggcactgggagggcactgggactTGGGGCAGGTTTACTGGGAGCACAGGGAATTGGccagggggcactgggagggcactgggaacagggcctgggggttactgggagcactggggctgagaagggcactgggaacatagggagctctgggctggggggtactggaagggcactgggaggttactgggagcactgggagggcactggga
This genomic interval from Aphelocoma coerulescens isolate FSJ_1873_10779 chromosome 30, UR_Acoe_1.0, whole genome shotgun sequence contains the following:
- the LOC138100259 gene encoding CD209 antigen-like protein C, yielding MAESRRGADTRSQAGISGSAAIPNQPRAPGAPPEIRDGNSRDRGRNRALLLALLVLGLGCLGCGGLVATAVKTQAEMRAELELLRSNSSGSWAQAWQELQQTRSEVQRQQMELRSITELLCRTIEDSRKCPPGWEFFGSSCFFFSRSSRSWEGAGSACAAFGSHLAVLSTEGEQVFLMSKIQGNNSYWLGVTDEQHEGKWAWVTGETPNFGFWDVWEEDPDKEHKDCGAMKPNGRWINERCSKLNHWICEKSWDC